Proteins encoded together in one Ferroglobus placidus DSM 10642 window:
- a CDS encoding 2-hydroxyacyl-CoA dehydratase, translating to MGENVENLPEIRQFKEWFEKRHEYAKKWKEKTGGKVVGYYCTYVPEEILYAAGILPVRILGSHEPESITRPYLHDMYCPFCHDTLAQGLQGRYNYLDGVTIAQSCLHMRQSYFSFADRVENIEWSYYLPFPHGVNNPYAADYAKHEFEKFKAAVEEWTGTTISDKDLEEAIQVYNKNRELMMKVFEFRKAEDPKITGLHAMYMVVSSQVVDKAEHNEVLESLVEKLPETESDREVGTRFMLIGSEDYDEELFKLIEYGMNYPATFVFEENCTGSRYFWGTVEDADDKLMALAKRYVYRVPCPAKDWARGDFFGRRRFQFIEKVIREWNVEAVIIAQMKFCDPHELDIPSLRDMLDKMGVPHLHLELDLTQPVGQFRTRVEALIESMGEEDLYI from the coding sequence ATGGGAGAAAACGTGGAAAACTTACCTGAGATTAGGCAATTCAAGGAATGGTTCGAAAAGAGGCACGAGTATGCGAAGAAATGGAAGGAGAAAACCGGAGGAAAAGTAGTAGGATATTACTGCACCTACGTGCCGGAAGAGATTCTCTACGCAGCCGGAATACTGCCAGTGAGAATTCTCGGAAGTCACGAGCCGGAGAGCATTACAAGACCGTATCTGCATGATATGTACTGCCCCTTCTGCCACGACACATTGGCTCAGGGGTTGCAGGGAAGGTATAATTACCTCGACGGAGTTACCATCGCTCAATCCTGCTTGCACATGAGGCAGTCCTATTTCAGCTTTGCCGACAGAGTCGAGAACATAGAGTGGAGCTACTACTTACCATTCCCTCACGGCGTAAACAATCCATACGCTGCAGATTACGCGAAGCACGAATTCGAGAAATTCAAAGCGGCCGTGGAAGAGTGGACCGGCACGACTATCTCGGACAAAGACCTTGAAGAGGCTATTCAGGTTTACAACAAAAACCGCGAGCTTATGATGAAGGTTTTCGAATTCAGGAAGGCTGAAGATCCAAAGATAACGGGGTTGCATGCAATGTACATGGTCGTTTCGTCTCAAGTAGTGGACAAAGCCGAGCACAACGAAGTTCTCGAAAGCTTGGTCGAAAAGCTTCCGGAAACGGAAAGCGATAGAGAAGTTGGAACGAGATTCATGCTAATCGGAAGTGAAGATTACGACGAGGAGTTGTTCAAGCTAATCGAATACGGGATGAATTATCCAGCCACCTTCGTGTTTGAAGAGAATTGCACCGGCTCAAGATACTTCTGGGGAACCGTTGAAGATGCCGACGACAAGCTGATGGCCTTAGCGAAGAGGTACGTCTACAGAGTTCCGTGTCCGGCTAAGGATTGGGCGAGGGGAGATTTCTTCGGAAGGAGGAGGTTCCAGTTTATAGAGAAGGTGATAAGAGAGTGGAACGTCGAAGCAGTTATTATAGCTCAGATGAAGTTCTGCGATCCTCATGAGCTTGACATTCCTTCGCTGAGAGACATGCTCGACAAAATGGGAGTTCCGCATCTTCACTTAGAGCTTGACTTAACGCAGCCCGTCGGTCAGTTCAGAACGAGAGTTGAGGCTTTAATCGAATCGATGGGTGAGGAGGATCTTTACATCTGA
- a CDS encoding acyl-CoA dehydratase activase gives MFVGVDVGSKYTKVVVMNENKEVLSYVVTRTGTDLKKTSTSALEEAVEKAGISLENVKRIVATGFGKIAAPFADDETTQVIAAAKGAYYVRPSTRTVIEVGAEESRAISLDDNGNVKDFALADKCAAGAGSFVDAMVRYLEVTPEEFGRLALQATKSIPMNAQCVIFAESEVVSLLHANVPKAEISRAIHDAIADRVASIARRLEIRDDVLLIGGLANDVGFIDAMKRELEREVYVPENYPPEVVPAIGAAIVALETYKG, from the coding sequence ATGTTTGTTGGAGTAGATGTTGGCTCGAAGTATACGAAAGTTGTCGTGATGAACGAGAACAAAGAAGTCCTCTCATACGTTGTTACGAGAACCGGGACGGATTTGAAGAAGACGTCAACCTCAGCTTTAGAAGAAGCCGTGGAAAAAGCTGGAATTAGCTTGGAAAACGTAAAAAGGATCGTCGCTACTGGTTTTGGAAAGATTGCCGCTCCGTTTGCAGATGACGAAACGACTCAGGTTATCGCAGCAGCAAAAGGAGCTTACTACGTGAGACCGTCCACAAGAACGGTAATCGAAGTTGGAGCTGAGGAGAGCAGAGCGATAAGCTTGGACGACAACGGAAACGTTAAAGATTTTGCTTTAGCCGACAAGTGTGCCGCTGGAGCTGGATCGTTCGTTGACGCTATGGTTCGCTACTTGGAAGTTACTCCAGAAGAGTTCGGCAGGCTTGCGTTGCAGGCGACGAAAAGCATTCCGATGAACGCCCAGTGCGTCATATTCGCTGAATCTGAAGTTGTTTCACTTCTGCACGCCAACGTTCCGAAGGCTGAGATTTCGAGGGCTATTCACGACGCTATAGCAGACAGAGTGGCTTCTATTGCCAGAAGACTTGAGATAAGAGACGACGTTCTTTTAATAGGAGGATTAGCCAACGACGTTGGATTCATCGATGCGATGAAGAGGGAGCTTGAAAGGGAAGTTTACGTGCCAGAGAATTATCCGCCAGAGGTCGTTCCGGCTATAGGAGCGGCAATCGTTGCTTTGGAAACTTACAAAGGGTAG
- the bzdO gene encoding benzoyl-CoA reductase, bzd-type, subunit O, translating into MTEVKVRPFECWDDFKKYRMEYYKNYLEAKEKGGIRWAGSAWAFDPVPAGLGEDVYPLTGEPYGATCAFFRDFSYRALEAIERKGVARDLCGYMRNYWGSIVLDKYLLADGTEVEPFPKPDFNFTIHICCTHAKWYHYAAELEGGVPTYAVDISVGPGYLLDDKKIEYVVRQLEDAIQWMEKVTGREYDDELLIKAVENEAKSMTLWAKICKLNQATPAPMEEKSMFSFYVLTLLKRSDEKVVKLYEKLYKEVESRVKRGIGALTYEQFRFVTDNPPPWPFLKVYRYLEQTYGAVSVGSIYTFGLGGAWKCMDEKGEKWVWEPAPTPEEVGYEIHDRRSALWWTAMFNLKYRASWQHEYSHRIRKLETYQMIKDWKVDAIIMHLNRGCELWNMSTLEVRDYLVKQGVPVATYEGNMADPREFDEARTFNVIDSFMQSLGVEKLA; encoded by the coding sequence GTGACGGAAGTTAAGGTTAGACCGTTTGAATGTTGGGACGATTTCAAGAAGTATAGGATGGAGTACTACAAGAACTACCTCGAAGCTAAGGAGAAGGGAGGAATTAGGTGGGCTGGTTCAGCCTGGGCTTTCGATCCAGTTCCGGCTGGATTGGGAGAAGATGTTTATCCGCTAACCGGAGAACCTTACGGAGCTACTTGCGCTTTCTTCAGAGACTTCTCCTACAGAGCCCTCGAGGCTATAGAGAGGAAGGGTGTCGCAAGGGATCTATGCGGATACATGAGGAACTACTGGGGAAGCATAGTGCTGGACAAGTACCTCCTCGCAGACGGAACTGAGGTAGAGCCTTTCCCCAAGCCCGACTTCAACTTCACGATACACATCTGCTGCACCCACGCGAAGTGGTATCACTACGCCGCCGAGCTCGAAGGAGGAGTGCCAACTTATGCGGTAGACATCTCAGTTGGTCCTGGCTACTTGCTGGACGACAAAAAGATCGAATACGTTGTTAGACAGCTCGAAGATGCAATTCAGTGGATGGAAAAAGTTACGGGAAGAGAATACGACGACGAGCTTTTGATAAAGGCTGTTGAAAACGAAGCCAAGTCGATGACCCTCTGGGCTAAGATCTGCAAGCTCAACCAAGCCACTCCTGCTCCGATGGAAGAGAAGAGCATGTTCTCCTTCTACGTCCTAACGCTGCTAAAAAGGAGTGATGAGAAAGTAGTGAAGCTCTACGAAAAGCTGTACAAGGAAGTTGAGAGCAGAGTGAAGAGGGGAATTGGGGCTTTAACCTACGAGCAGTTCAGATTTGTGACAGACAACCCACCGCCATGGCCCTTCCTGAAAGTTTACAGGTATTTAGAGCAGACGTACGGAGCGGTTTCTGTTGGAAGCATTTATACCTTCGGATTGGGAGGAGCTTGGAAGTGCATGGATGAAAAGGGAGAGAAGTGGGTCTGGGAACCAGCACCAACGCCAGAGGAGGTTGGATACGAGATCCACGACAGAAGGAGTGCTCTGTGGTGGACCGCAATGTTCAACCTCAAATACAGAGCTTCCTGGCAGCACGAGTATTCCCACCGGATAAGAAAGCTCGAAACGTACCAGATGATAAAGGACTGGAAAGTCGATGCAATAATAATGCACCTCAACAGAGGTTGCGAGCTCTGGAACATGTCAACTCTTGAGGTGAGGGACTACTTAGTCAAGCAAGGAGTTCCAGTGGCGACCTACGAAGGAAACATGGCAGACCCGAGGGAATTCGATGAGGCGAGGACTTTCAACGTCATAGATTCGTTCATGCAGAGTTTGGGTGTTGAAAAGCTTGCGTGA